The following coding sequences are from one Azospirillaceae bacterium window:
- a CDS encoding ketopantoate reductase family protein: MNGRILVWGAGAIGGTVGAHLKRAGHPVAFVDANPEHVMRIREVGLQVSGPAGAFKIHAPVWMPTEVTGTYDRILLCVRAHQTVDAVRQLYAHLSDEGCVVSLQNGLNAGHIAQLVGARRTVAGFLNFGALYQRPGHVLYAGRGALGLGELDGTRTPRIEELRDLLAVFEPTAFATANIWGYLWGKLGYVALLFATALTTDPVADCLDRPEFMRLFHALAVEVMTTAMLEKVSPEGFNGFEPDAFLAGAEPGRVRASLDAIAAHNRRSAKTHSEAWQDIVVHNRRTEVDTLVGVVPEIAERHGLETPLLRRLTTMVHEVEAGRRPQALVNLDELGRVLDPARLTVPVRRG; this comes from the coding sequence TTGAACGGTCGAATCCTTGTGTGGGGTGCCGGTGCCATCGGCGGCACCGTTGGGGCCCACCTGAAGCGCGCCGGGCACCCGGTGGCGTTCGTCGACGCCAATCCCGAGCATGTCATGCGCATCCGCGAGGTCGGGCTGCAGGTCTCCGGCCCGGCCGGCGCGTTCAAGATCCATGCGCCGGTTTGGATGCCGACCGAGGTGACGGGCACCTACGACCGCATCCTCCTGTGCGTGCGGGCGCACCAGACGGTGGATGCCGTGCGTCAGCTCTACGCCCACCTCTCCGACGAGGGGTGTGTCGTCTCTTTGCAGAACGGCTTGAACGCCGGCCACATCGCGCAACTGGTCGGGGCCCGGCGGACCGTGGCGGGCTTCCTGAATTTCGGCGCCCTGTACCAGCGCCCGGGACACGTCCTCTACGCCGGCCGGGGCGCGCTCGGGCTTGGTGAACTGGACGGAACCCGCACGCCACGGATCGAGGAGCTGCGCGACCTTCTGGCCGTGTTCGAACCCACGGCGTTCGCCACTGCGAACATCTGGGGCTATCTGTGGGGCAAGCTCGGCTACGTGGCCCTGCTGTTCGCAACCGCGCTGACCACGGATCCGGTGGCGGATTGCCTGGACCGGCCGGAGTTCATGCGCCTGTTCCATGCGCTGGCCGTCGAGGTCATGACCACCGCCATGTTGGAGAAGGTGTCGCCGGAGGGCTTCAACGGCTTCGAGCCCGATGCCTTCCTGGCGGGCGCCGAACCCGGCCGGGTGCGCGCTTCGCTGGATGCCATCGCCGCCCACAACCGGCGCAGCGCCAAGACCCATAGCGAGGCGTGGCAGGACATCGTGGTGCACAACCGGCGAACCGAAGTGGACACCCTGGTCGGCGTGGTGCCCGAGATCGCCGAGCGGCACGGCCTGGAAACGCCGCTGCTGCGGCGGCTGACCACCATGGTGCACGAGGTGGAGGCCGGCCGCCGGCCCCAGGCCCTGGTCAACCTCGACGAGCTGGGCCGGGTGCTGGACCCTGCCCGCCTGACCGTCCCCGTCCGGCGGGGCTGA
- a CDS encoding zinc-finger domain-containing protein → MSQPVETIVVEDAATVGCDGGGGQLGHPLVYLVMGKEGSVSCPYCGRLYVLSENADISGHGH, encoded by the coding sequence ATGAGCCAGCCGGTCGAGACGATCGTGGTGGAGGATGCTGCGACGGTCGGCTGCGACGGCGGTGGCGGCCAGTTGGGCCACCCGCTCGTCTATCTCGTCATGGGCAAGGAGGGGTCGGTTTCCTGCCCCTATTGCGGACGCCTGTACGTGCTGTCCGAAAACGCCGACATTTCCGGCCACGGCCACTGA
- a CDS encoding CYTH and CHAD domain-containing protein, which translates to MDEVELKLRIDPADVPRLAGLPVLSGPGAIQRLESTYYDTPDLHLLREKVSFRVRRQDEGFVQTVKGPPRAHGIVQHRGEWEVPVPGPEPQPALLADPAARTHLGPLADAVAEAVAGNGLKPMFASHVERTVRIVGDPTAAVATGTGDGGADRIEVAIDVGEIRTPDDRSQPIAEVELELKGGDPGALYRLARMLNAQVPMRVERRTKAERGYALAMGGGTSLAPKRAGRIVFPAGATMEQALTVIAREGLAHLTANEPCVVEGPDPEGIHQMRVALRRFRSALSIFKGLIPETQRAELAEELRWLTDELGAARDWDVFVDELWSPVEAGFRDSPHHAPAVAAFRSLAELARTRGRERAGAAVASPRYTTLLLRLGEWIETRGWRVGNRDAPAPGLLAPVRSRAGELLAKRHKQARKRGAGFETLDSHHRHQLRIALKKLRYATEFFRPLYEGKAYDRYHRRLSGLQDGLGHLNDVATATRLIGGLVLLAAETRADPAWREAAGLVVGWHARGAADMEAQLVADWEAFRRADPFWVED; encoded by the coding sequence ATGGACGAGGTCGAACTCAAGCTCCGCATCGACCCTGCGGATGTGCCGCGGCTTGCAGGCCTGCCGGTCCTGTCCGGGCCGGGTGCGATCCAGCGGTTGGAGAGCACCTATTACGACACGCCGGATCTCCACCTCCTGCGGGAGAAGGTTTCGTTCCGGGTCCGGCGTCAGGACGAGGGCTTCGTCCAGACCGTGAAGGGGCCTCCGCGCGCTCACGGCATCGTCCAGCACCGCGGCGAATGGGAAGTCCCGGTTCCCGGGCCCGAACCGCAGCCGGCGCTGCTGGCCGACCCGGCCGCCCGGACGCATCTGGGACCGTTGGCCGATGCCGTTGCCGAAGCGGTGGCCGGCAATGGCCTGAAGCCGATGTTCGCCAGCCATGTCGAACGCACCGTCCGCATCGTCGGGGATCCTACGGCGGCCGTTGCGACCGGCACCGGCGACGGTGGGGCCGACAGGATCGAGGTGGCCATCGACGTCGGCGAGATCCGGACCCCCGACGACCGGTCCCAGCCCATCGCCGAGGTCGAGTTGGAATTGAAGGGGGGCGATCCCGGCGCCCTCTACCGTTTGGCGCGGATGCTCAACGCCCAGGTTCCCATGCGGGTGGAGCGGCGCACCAAGGCGGAGCGGGGCTACGCGCTCGCCATGGGGGGCGGGACGTCCCTCGCACCGAAGCGTGCGGGGCGCATCGTCTTCCCGGCCGGGGCGACCATGGAGCAGGCCCTGACCGTCATAGCCCGCGAGGGTCTGGCGCACCTGACGGCGAACGAGCCCTGCGTCGTGGAGGGGCCGGACCCCGAAGGCATCCACCAGATGCGCGTGGCGCTGCGCCGGTTCCGCTCGGCACTGTCCATTTTCAAAGGCTTGATCCCCGAGACGCAACGCGCGGAACTGGCGGAGGAGCTGAGATGGCTCACCGACGAGCTGGGGGCCGCCCGCGACTGGGATGTTTTCGTGGACGAGCTCTGGTCGCCGGTCGAGGCCGGGTTCCGGGACAGTCCGCACCACGCTCCGGCCGTTGCGGCATTCCGCAGCCTGGCCGAGTTGGCGCGCACCCGGGGACGGGAGCGGGCCGGAGCGGCGGTCGCATCCCCGCGCTACACCACGCTGCTGTTGCGTCTGGGCGAGTGGATCGAAACCCGCGGCTGGCGCGTCGGGAACCGGGACGCCCCGGCGCCCGGCCTGCTCGCACCCGTCCGGTCCCGCGCAGGCGAGCTCCTGGCCAAGCGGCACAAGCAGGCCAGGAAAAGGGGGGCCGGGTTCGAAACCCTGGACAGCCACCACCGGCACCAGTTGCGCATCGCGTTGAAGAAGCTGCGCTACGCGACGGAATTCTTCCGGCCGCTCTACGAAGGCAAGGCCTACGACCGGTACCATCGGCGCCTGTCCGGCCTGCAGGACGGGCTCGGGCACCTGAACGACGTGGCCACGGCCACCCGGTTGATCGGCGGGCTGGTGCTGCTGGCCGCGGAGACCAGGGCCGATCCGGCCTGGCGCGAGGCGGCCGGTCTGGTGGTCGGCTGGCACGCCCGCGGTGCCGCCGACATGGAAGCCCAACTGGTCGCGGATTGGGAGGCCTTCCGGCGGGCCGATCCCTTCTGGGTCGAGGATTGA
- a CDS encoding ABC transporter ATP-binding protein has translation MAADFHSLPAHAIEVEGLVKTYRASGRAPAKEALKGIDLAIPRGSLFGLLGPNGAGKSTMINILAGLVNKTAGTARIWGFDIDKTPRSARAAIGIVPQELNLDPFFTPLELLDLHAGLYGVPKRERRSMELLAAVGLADKANAYARTLSGGMRRRLMVAKAMVHSPPVLVLDEPTAGVDIELRQSLWAYVRELNRAGTTVLLTTHYLEEAQELCDSIAIINHGRVVAHESTRQLLRRLDSKALSVIVDRDLDEVPAPLRPFEAQLAEPRRLVVRYQPSRQAIGAILAAVGEAGLSIIDLSTEEADLEDIFLQLTRGSHDPGTARGAA, from the coding sequence ATGGCGGCCGATTTCCATTCCCTCCCCGCCCATGCCATCGAGGTGGAGGGCCTGGTCAAGACCTACCGGGCCAGCGGGCGCGCTCCGGCCAAGGAGGCGCTGAAGGGCATCGACCTGGCGATCCCGCGCGGCAGCCTGTTCGGCCTGCTTGGCCCGAACGGCGCCGGCAAGTCCACCATGATCAACATCCTGGCGGGCCTGGTGAACAAGACCGCGGGCACCGCGCGGATCTGGGGCTTCGACATCGACAAGACCCCCCGGTCGGCCCGTGCCGCCATCGGCATCGTGCCCCAGGAACTGAACCTGGACCCGTTCTTCACGCCGTTGGAGCTCCTGGACCTGCATGCCGGCCTCTATGGCGTCCCGAAGCGCGAACGCCGCAGCATGGAGCTGCTGGCCGCGGTCGGCCTCGCCGACAAGGCCAATGCCTACGCCCGCACCCTGTCCGGCGGCATGCGCCGGCGGCTGATGGTGGCGAAGGCGATGGTGCATTCCCCGCCCGTCCTGGTCCTGGACGAGCCGACGGCCGGTGTCGACATCGAACTGCGCCAGTCGCTGTGGGCCTATGTGCGCGAACTGAACCGTGCCGGCACCACGGTGTTGCTGACCACGCACTACCTGGAGGAGGCGCAGGAGCTGTGCGACTCCATCGCCATCATCAACCACGGCCGGGTCGTGGCCCACGAGTCCACCCGCCAGCTTCTGCGCCGGCTGGACAGCAAGGCGTTGTCGGTCATCGTCGACCGCGACCTGGACGAGGTGCCGGCGCCGTTGCGGCCGTTCGAGGCGCAGTTGGCCGAACCGCGGCGCCTGGTGGTCCGCTACCAGCCCAGCCGGCAGGCGATCGGCGCCATCCTGGCCGCCGTGGGCGAGGCCGGGCTGTCGATCATCGACCTCTCCACCGAAGAGGCCGACCTTGAGGACATCTTCCTTCAGCTCACCCGCGGCAGCCACGACCCCGGAACCGCCCGCGGCGCGGCGTAG
- a CDS encoding class I SAM-dependent methyltransferase, producing the protein MIGTVERIAYALGQTARVSWYVGQSALAARLTGPAVPRERLPPGLRLPGRDVLLAELRALFELDLANIRAGIYRMPHDLVMRPGEAVEGMVRFFRDLPNVAARRRDRINAEPFRAPPPGTPKLPRYYLQNFHYQTDGWLSERSARVYDHQVEVLFGGGADAMRRQALVPIQAHLKERRSADCRLLDVGTGTGRLLTFVKDNWPRLPVTALDLSPPYLAEARRRLAPWRGVGFVTAPAEAMPVATASQDIVTCVYLFHELPRGVRAEVADEIARVLKPGGILVLVDSLQRGDRPHLDGLLTLFPLAFHEPYYDDYTRQDLAALFAARGLALRRTAYAYMSKIMTFERVADTLPAGAG; encoded by the coding sequence ATGATCGGAACGGTGGAACGGATCGCCTATGCCTTGGGCCAGACGGCCCGGGTGTCGTGGTACGTGGGCCAATCGGCCCTGGCGGCCCGGCTGACCGGCCCGGCCGTGCCCAGGGAGCGGTTGCCCCCCGGCCTGCGGCTGCCCGGACGCGATGTGCTGCTGGCCGAACTCCGCGCCCTGTTCGAGTTGGATCTGGCGAACATCCGCGCGGGCATCTACCGGATGCCCCACGATTTGGTGATGCGGCCCGGCGAGGCGGTCGAGGGGATGGTGCGGTTCTTCCGCGACCTGCCGAACGTGGCGGCGCGCCGGCGCGACCGCATCAACGCCGAGCCGTTCCGCGCGCCGCCGCCGGGCACGCCCAAGCTGCCGCGCTACTACCTGCAGAATTTCCATTACCAGACCGACGGCTGGTTGTCGGAACGGTCCGCCCGGGTCTACGACCATCAGGTGGAAGTCCTGTTCGGCGGCGGTGCGGACGCCATGCGCCGACAGGCGCTGGTGCCCATCCAAGCCCATCTGAAGGAGCGCCGGTCCGCCGACTGCCGTCTGCTGGACGTGGGCACCGGCACCGGCCGGCTCCTCACCTTCGTGAAGGACAATTGGCCCCGGCTTCCGGTGACCGCACTCGACCTGTCCCCGCCCTACCTGGCCGAGGCGCGCCGCCGGCTGGCTCCCTGGCGCGGAGTGGGGTTCGTGACGGCCCCTGCCGAAGCGATGCCCGTTGCCACGGCCAGTCAGGACATCGTCACCTGCGTCTACCTGTTCCACGAGCTGCCCCGCGGGGTCCGGGCCGAGGTCGCGGACGAGATCGCGCGCGTGCTCAAGCCGGGCGGGATCCTGGTCCTGGTGGACAGCCTGCAACGCGGGGACCGGCCACACCTGGACGGTCTTTTGACCCTGTTCCCCTTGGCCTTCCACGAACCCTACTACGACGACTACACGCGCCAGGACCTGGCCGCGCTGTTCGCCGCCCGCGGCTTGGCCCTGCGGCGCACGGCGTATGCGTACATGAGCAAGATCATGACCTTCGAGAGGGTGGCCGATACTCTGCCCGCCGGGGCCGGTTGA
- the meaB gene encoding methylmalonyl Co-A mutase-associated GTPase MeaB, whose product MPETTHELADQLRAGDRRALARAITLVESTRPDHRRAADDLLAGILPDTGRAMRVGISGVPGVGKSTFIEAFGLHVIGQGQKIAVLAVDPSSQRSGGSILGDKTRMTDLSRSPSAFIRPSPAGATLGGVARRTREAMLLVEAAGYDVVVVETVGVGQSETAVADMVDAFMLLLLPGGGDELQGIKKGIVELADIVVVNKADGDMVAAARHAMAEYRHALALLKPPVADWRVPVLSASAVSGAGIAEVWDTLRRHRDTMDRLGRLQARRAEQARAWLWAEIRESLVAAFRAHPSVRDALPGLEAEVQDGRTTPGTAAGILLDRFGVPPAG is encoded by the coding sequence ATGCCAGAGACCACGCACGAGCTTGCGGACCAGTTGCGCGCCGGCGACCGCCGGGCCCTGGCCCGCGCCATCACCCTGGTGGAGTCCACCCGCCCGGACCACCGGCGCGCCGCCGACGACCTGCTGGCCGGCATCCTGCCCGACACCGGGCGGGCGATGCGGGTCGGCATCTCCGGCGTGCCGGGCGTGGGCAAGTCCACGTTCATCGAGGCGTTCGGGCTGCACGTGATCGGCCAGGGGCAGAAGATCGCCGTGCTGGCCGTCGACCCCTCGTCCCAGCGGTCCGGAGGGTCGATCCTGGGCGACAAGACGCGGATGACGGACCTGTCCCGCAGCCCGTCCGCCTTCATCCGCCCCTCGCCCGCCGGCGCAACGCTGGGCGGCGTCGCACGGCGCACGCGCGAGGCGATGCTGCTGGTCGAGGCCGCGGGCTACGATGTGGTGGTGGTCGAAACGGTGGGTGTCGGCCAATCGGAAACCGCCGTGGCCGACATGGTCGACGCCTTCATGCTGCTGCTGCTGCCCGGCGGCGGGGACGAGTTGCAGGGCATCAAGAAGGGCATCGTCGAGCTGGCCGACATCGTCGTGGTGAACAAGGCCGACGGCGACATGGTGGCGGCCGCCCGCCATGCCATGGCCGAGTACCGTCATGCCCTTGCCCTGTTGAAACCGCCGGTGGCGGACTGGCGGGTCCCGGTGCTCAGCGCCTCCGCCGTCTCCGGGGCCGGCATCGCGGAGGTTTGGGATACGCTGCGCCGGCACCGGGACACGATGGACCGCCTGGGCCGGCTCCAGGCCCGCCGGGCCGAACAGGCGCGGGCCTGGCTGTGGGCGGAGATCCGGGAAAGCCTGGTCGCCGCCTTCCGCGCCCACCCGTCGGTGCGCGACGCCCTGCCCGGCCTGGAGGCCGAGGTCCAGGACGGACGGACCACGCCGGGCACGGCGGCCGGCATTCTGTTGGACCGTTTCGGTGTTCCACCGGCCGGATAG
- a CDS encoding methyltransferase, which produces MPERDPSSELMRLVNGYQVSQAIHVATALGIADMLKDGPRTCDDLATATGAHPRTLYRLLRALAAFGVFHEEPERRFGLTPMGDRLRTDAPGSVAPWAAFIGRPYHWRAWSDLLHSIRTGENAFRHIHGMDAWTYRARHADEGAIFDRAMTGLSRGVGGAVAAAYDFGRFGCIVDVGGGQGALLADILAVHTDARGILFDQPHVLSGADAVLRAAGVADRCTVVAGNFFEDVPEGGDAYLLKAIVHDWEDAEGIAILQTCRRVIRPGGRLLVVESLVGPPNKTPETKLSDLNMLVGPGGLERTREEFADLFAAAGFRLVDVVPTGTRFSIIEGVPE; this is translated from the coding sequence ATGCCCGAGCGGGATCCCTCCAGTGAACTCATGCGCCTGGTCAACGGCTACCAGGTGTCCCAGGCGATTCACGTCGCCACGGCTCTCGGCATCGCCGACATGCTCAAGGACGGGCCACGCACCTGCGACGACCTCGCCACCGCGACAGGGGCGCATCCGCGTACGCTCTACCGGCTGCTGCGTGCACTCGCCGCATTCGGCGTCTTCCACGAGGAGCCCGAGCGGCGTTTCGGCCTGACCCCCATGGGCGACCGCCTGCGGACGGACGCACCGGGTTCCGTTGCGCCATGGGCGGCCTTCATCGGCCGTCCATACCATTGGCGGGCGTGGAGCGACCTGCTCCACAGCATACGGACCGGGGAGAACGCCTTCCGCCACATCCACGGCATGGACGCATGGACATACCGCGCCCGGCACGCCGACGAGGGAGCGATCTTCGACCGGGCCATGACGGGCCTGTCGCGCGGCGTCGGCGGGGCGGTCGCGGCGGCATACGATTTCGGGCGTTTCGGCTGCATCGTGGATGTCGGCGGCGGGCAGGGCGCGCTGCTTGCCGATATCCTGGCGGTCCACACGGACGCGCGCGGCATCCTGTTCGACCAGCCGCATGTTCTGTCCGGTGCCGACGCGGTGTTGCGGGCGGCCGGTGTCGCCGACCGGTGCACGGTGGTGGCGGGCAACTTCTTCGAGGACGTTCCCGAAGGCGGGGATGCCTATCTGCTCAAGGCGATTGTGCACGACTGGGAGGATGCGGAGGGGATCGCGATCCTGCAAACCTGCCGTCGGGTGATCCGGCCGGGCGGGCGGCTGCTGGTCGTGGAGAGTCTGGTCGGGCCGCCGAACAAAACGCCGGAGACGAAGCTCAGCGACCTCAACATGCTGGTCGGGCCGGGTGGGTTGGAGCGCACCCGCGAGGAGTTCGCCGATCTTTTCGCGGCCGCGGGTTTCCGCCTGGTGGACGTCGTCCCGACCGGAACAAGGTTCAGCATCATCGAGGGCGTGCCGGAATGA
- the gpt gene encoding xanthine phosphoribosyltransferase — translation MSDGGNKNFPVSWEELHRHAKALAWRLSEKGPWKGIIAVTRGGLVPAAIIARELEIRLVDTACVSSYDHMNQREARLLKDVVDPGDGEGWLVIDDLVDTGKTFELLRKRLPKAHFATIYAKPAGRPLVDTFITEFSQDTWIFFPWDVELQFSRPIVELKRIG, via the coding sequence GTGTCGGACGGTGGCAACAAGAATTTCCCGGTGTCCTGGGAGGAACTCCACCGCCATGCCAAGGCCTTGGCTTGGCGGCTGAGCGAGAAGGGCCCCTGGAAGGGCATCATCGCCGTCACCCGCGGCGGGTTGGTCCCCGCGGCGATCATTGCGCGCGAGCTGGAAATCCGGCTGGTCGATACCGCCTGCGTGTCCAGCTACGACCACATGAACCAGCGCGAAGCCCGGTTGCTGAAGGATGTTGTCGATCCGGGCGATGGCGAAGGCTGGTTGGTGATCGACGATCTGGTGGACACCGGCAAGACGTTCGAGCTGCTGCGCAAGCGGTTGCCCAAGGCGCATTTCGCAACGATCTACGCGAAACCCGCGGGTCGGCCGCTGGTGGACACGTTCATCACGGAATTCAGCCAGGACACCTGGATCTTCTTCCCCTGGGACGTGGAGTTGCAGTTCAGCCGTCCCATCGTGGAGCTGAAGCGCATCGGCTGA
- a CDS encoding alpha/beta fold hydrolase yields MLFPALLLAACAPSLQPMGPVVAVPQVTDTAYVAPDGTPLPLRRWLPEAGRPEAVVLAVHGFNDYSNAFDGTGKWLSARGLAVYAYDQRGFGQTRRPGIWPGTDTLVADLEGAARAVRKLHPGVPLFLLGESMGGAVALAAVAGRVPPEAVLPGPEPKAEVAATPGSDTPGTSPDAAGVTGIRALVDGIILSAPAVWSLDTMPFYQRWALWLALNLVPGMHLTAPPELRIFPSDNIEMLRALGRDPLVIKSTRVDAVAGLTQLMSVALAAAPRLPGRPPALVLFGDNEQVIARKPVGMALASIPRTGNTVAVYPNGYHMLLRDLQAEVVLRDILAWIRNPDAPLPSGADQRTWTEKAPPSKQGPGQAPGRTPPGTGPAHPAAPQPVPPAIPRPASLPAAPDAAAPASPRTAGG; encoded by the coding sequence GTGCTGTTCCCGGCCCTGCTGCTGGCGGCCTGCGCGCCGTCGTTGCAGCCCATGGGGCCCGTTGTGGCGGTGCCCCAAGTCACCGACACGGCCTATGTCGCGCCGGACGGCACGCCCCTGCCCCTGCGCCGTTGGCTGCCCGAAGCCGGACGGCCCGAGGCGGTGGTCCTGGCCGTGCACGGGTTCAACGACTACTCGAACGCCTTCGACGGGACCGGAAAATGGCTCTCGGCCCGGGGCTTGGCGGTCTATGCCTACGACCAGCGCGGCTTCGGACAGACCCGGCGGCCCGGGATCTGGCCCGGCACCGACACCCTGGTGGCCGACCTGGAGGGGGCCGCGCGGGCCGTGCGGAAGCTCCATCCCGGCGTGCCGCTGTTCCTGCTGGGTGAAAGCATGGGGGGCGCGGTGGCGTTGGCCGCCGTTGCCGGCCGGGTGCCGCCGGAGGCGGTGCTGCCCGGCCCCGAACCCAAGGCCGAGGTTGCGGCCACGCCCGGCTCCGACACGCCGGGAACGAGTCCGGACGCTGCCGGCGTCACGGGGATAAGGGCGCTGGTCGACGGGATCATCCTGTCCGCGCCCGCGGTCTGGTCGCTGGACACGATGCCCTTCTACCAGCGCTGGGCGCTGTGGCTGGCGCTGAACCTGGTGCCCGGCATGCATCTGACGGCCCCGCCGGAGCTGCGCATCTTCCCGTCGGACAATATTGAGATGCTGCGCGCGCTGGGCCGCGATCCGCTTGTGATCAAGAGCACGCGGGTGGATGCCGTCGCCGGCCTGACCCAACTGATGAGCGTCGCGTTGGCCGCGGCGCCCCGCCTGCCCGGACGTCCCCCGGCCCTGGTGCTGTTCGGCGACAACGAACAGGTCATCGCGCGCAAGCCCGTGGGCATGGCCCTCGCGTCGATCCCCCGTACCGGCAACACCGTCGCGGTGTACCCGAACGGCTACCACATGCTGCTGCGCGACCTTCAGGCCGAAGTGGTCCTGCGCGACATCCTGGCCTGGATCCGGAACCCGGACGCGCCGCTGCCCAGCGGCGCCGACCAGCGGACGTGGACCGAAAAGGCCCCGCCCTCCAAGCAGGGTCCGGGGCAGGCTCCCGGGCGCACGCCCCCGGGAACCGGACCGGCCCACCCGGCGGCCCCGCAGCCGGTTCCCCCGGCCATACCGCGGCCGGCATCCCTGCCCGCGGCTCCCGACGCGGCCGCCCCGGCGAGCCCCCGCACGGCCGGCGGTTGA
- a CDS encoding lipocalin-like domain-containing protein — MDEAARRLVGGWRLFAWRAQGGGPQGGETVWHPMGPDARGHLHYGPDGLMSAFLVRAAFSDATPDTPALGNFTAYFARWWIEGDRVIHEVLESSQPWRLKDRLVRVMSWQGEDLVLTTPDQHTAKGTMRNILHWRRM; from the coding sequence ATGGACGAGGCGGCGAGGCGGCTTGTGGGCGGATGGCGCCTGTTCGCGTGGCGGGCCCAAGGCGGCGGACCCCAAGGCGGCGAAACGGTGTGGCACCCGATGGGGCCGGACGCGCGCGGCCATCTGCATTACGGTCCCGACGGACTCATGTCGGCCTTCCTGGTCCGCGCCGCCTTTTCCGACGCCACGCCCGACACGCCGGCCCTGGGCAACTTCACCGCCTACTTCGCCCGCTGGTGGATTGAGGGCGACCGGGTCATCCACGAGGTGCTGGAATCAAGCCAACCCTGGCGGCTGAAGGACCGGCTGGTGCGTGTGATGTCCTGGCAGGGCGAGGATCTGGTCCTGACGACGCCCGACCAGCACACCGCCAAAGGAACGATGCGCAACATCCTGCACTGGCGCCGGATGTAA
- a CDS encoding DUF4864 domain-containing protein: MRSIVAALFVLGLGLAPVGLAPKPLHAQEVAEADRTAIVDVIRQQLLAFQRDDGAAAFAHAAPNVQAMFGSPDVFMRMVRETYQPVYRPREVSFVDIASVDGTLVQRVLLVGPDGLPVMAHYIMVESEGGWRIAGCILVRVPGVAT, encoded by the coding sequence ATGCGCTCCATCGTTGCGGCTTTGTTCGTCCTGGGGCTGGGGCTGGCGCCCGTCGGCCTGGCCCCGAAGCCGCTTCATGCCCAGGAGGTGGCCGAGGCGGACCGTACGGCCATCGTGGACGTGATCCGCCAGCAGCTCCTGGCGTTCCAGCGCGACGATGGCGCGGCGGCCTTCGCCCACGCGGCCCCGAACGTGCAGGCCATGTTCGGCAGTCCCGACGTCTTCATGCGGATGGTCCGCGAGACCTACCAGCCGGTCTACCGCCCGCGCGAAGTCAGCTTCGTGGACATCGCCAGCGTGGACGGGACCCTCGTGCAGCGGGTGCTGCTGGTCGGGCCCGACGGGCTGCCCGTGATGGCCCACTACATCATGGTGGAAAGCGAGGGGGGCTGGCGGATCGCGGGCTGCATCCTGGTCCGGGTGCCCGGCGTGGCGACCTGA